The proteins below are encoded in one region of Alphaproteobacteria bacterium:
- a CDS encoding 3-keto-5-aminohexanoate cleavage protein, producing MNRDVIITCAVTGAGDTLDKHPGVPVTPQQVADAAIEAAQAGAAIAHIHVRNPETGKGSRDSELFRQAVELVRASGTDVVINLTAGMGGDWVPSEDDPSVGGPGTDMVGPEERLTHVEALRPDICSLDCGTMNFSDGADIYVSPPAYLRAMAQRIRDCGVKPELEVFDLGHVRFASQMVAEGLIAEPPLFQICLGLTWGAGADTKSMMTMRDSLPPNAQWAGFGISRMQMPMVAQAVLLGGNARVGLEDNIYLDRGVLASNGQLVERAVEIVERLGARVIGPDEARQKLGLRGA from the coding sequence ATGAACAGGGATGTCATTATCACATGCGCGGTCACCGGCGCCGGCGACACCTTGGACAAGCACCCGGGCGTACCGGTCACGCCGCAACAAGTGGCAGACGCGGCGATCGAAGCCGCTCAGGCCGGCGCGGCGATCGCCCATATCCACGTCCGCAACCCGGAGACCGGCAAAGGCTCACGCGATTCGGAGCTCTTTCGCCAGGCCGTCGAACTGGTCCGCGCCAGCGGCACCGACGTCGTGATCAACTTGACCGCCGGCATGGGCGGCGACTGGGTGCCCAGCGAGGACGATCCCAGCGTCGGCGGCCCCGGCACTGACATGGTGGGGCCGGAAGAACGGCTTACCCACGTCGAGGCCTTGCGGCCCGACATTTGCAGTCTCGATTGCGGTACGATGAATTTTAGCGACGGCGCCGACATCTATGTCAGCCCGCCGGCCTATTTGCGAGCGATGGCGCAACGGATCCGAGACTGCGGCGTAAAACCCGAGCTTGAGGTCTTCGACCTTGGCCACGTCCGATTTGCATCGCAGATGGTTGCCGAAGGGCTGATCGCCGAGCCGCCGCTGTTCCAGATTTGCCTCGGCCTGACATGGGGCGCAGGCGCGGATACCAAATCGATGATGACGATGCGTGATTCGCTACCGCCCAACGCGCAATGGGCCGGCTTCGGTATTTCACGAATGCAAATGCCGATGGTGGCGCAGGCCGTGCTGCTCGGCGGCAATGCGCGGGTCGGCCTCGAGGACAACATCTATCTCGATCGCGGCGTGTTGGCGAGTAACGGGCAATTGGTCGAACGAGCGGTCGAAATAGTCGAGCGGCTCGGCGCCCGCGTCATCGGCCCGGACGAAGCGCGACAAAAACTGGGTCTGCGGGGCGCTTGA
- a CDS encoding GlxA family transcriptional regulator — MAAPEAETPHQTFAFVLIPRFNMMALTTTLEPLRIANYFHGRTLYEWRFLSVDGETITASNGMSLKTEPLHHNDRRWDAIFVCGSWNAQRYENDNLLGWLRRMARYGIPLGAMEVGTFILARAKLLSGYRVTTHLHCIRAFTEEFADTIVEERLFVIDRDRMTSAGGTAGIDMMLDEVRQRHGLQLMLQVAEQILHYPIRDSATPQRRTAGGAPKVPHPVLREAIALMENNLEEPIAIPDLADAIGISQRKLERLFRKHMGASIIGFYRVMRLEFARVLLMYTNLTILEVSVACGFSSLSHFAKSFSAQFGKRPRDHREAWPEAEPMPIWPGTNELLVEAAKVAARRGRRGPPVEPGAPAA, encoded by the coding sequence ATGGCAGCGCCAGAGGCGGAAACGCCACATCAAACCTTCGCTTTCGTATTGATCCCGCGATTCAACATGATGGCCCTGACGACCACATTGGAGCCACTGCGGATCGCCAACTATTTTCACGGACGGACGCTTTACGAATGGCGATTCCTGTCGGTCGATGGCGAGACCATAACCGCCAGCAACGGCATGTCATTGAAGACCGAGCCCTTGCACCACAACGACCGTCGTTGGGACGCGATTTTCGTTTGCGGCAGCTGGAACGCCCAACGTTACGAAAACGACAATCTATTGGGTTGGCTTCGCCGAATGGCACGATACGGAATTCCACTCGGCGCGATGGAGGTCGGCACCTTTATCCTCGCGCGGGCGAAGCTGCTATCCGGTTACCGTGTGACAACCCATCTCCATTGCATCCGTGCCTTTACCGAGGAATTCGCCGACACCATCGTCGAAGAGCGTTTGTTTGTGATCGACCGCGATCGGATGACCAGTGCGGGAGGCACTGCCGGGATCGATATGATGCTCGACGAAGTGCGGCAGCGTCATGGCCTTCAGCTCATGCTCCAGGTTGCCGAGCAGATCCTTCATTACCCGATCCGCGATTCGGCCACACCCCAACGTCGTACCGCCGGCGGTGCACCCAAGGTCCCGCATCCTGTTCTCCGTGAAGCGATCGCACTGATGGAAAACAACCTCGAAGAACCAATTGCGATACCCGACCTGGCGGACGCCATCGGCATCTCGCAACGCAAGCTCGAGCGGCTGTTCCGCAAGCATATGGGGGCGTCGATCATCGGGTTTTATCGGGTTATGCGATTGGAATTTGCGCGCGTCCTGCTGATGTACACAAACCTGACGATTCTTGAAGTGTCGGTGGCGTGCGGCTTTTCCAGCCTGTCCCATTTCGCCAAATCGTTTTCCGCTCAATTTGGCAAGCGGCCACGCGATCACCGCGAAGCCTGGCCCGAAGCAGAACCGATGCCGATCTGGCCGGGGACCAACGAACTGCTGGTCGAGGCCGCCAAAGTCGCCGCGCGCCGCGGCCGTCGGGGGCCACCGGTGGAACCGGGTGCGCCCGCCGCCTAA
- a CDS encoding 3-hydroxybutyryl-CoA dehydrogenase produces MARKEPRDVRRVTCIGAGPIGGGWSAHFLAHGYQVTTYLHDAAEEEALRQFVDTAWPSLESLGLADGASPNALRCTSDLAAAVANAEFVQESAPENLALKQSLYVELGTLVPDDVVIASSTSGLTMTDIQARCPSPERTVVAHPFNPPYLLPLVEIVGGARTDPAAVVWLAEFYRLSGKAPLVMDTEIPGFIATRLQEALWREALHMVANGEATVEQIDLAITTGPGPRWAVMGPCMAFHVAAGEGGMAATLDHFGPALKLPWTRLEAPELTSDLRERMVAGCLREAAGRDFTRLAGERDAALVAVARALKDD; encoded by the coding sequence ATGGCCAGGAAAGAACCACGGGACGTCCGCCGCGTGACCTGCATCGGTGCCGGCCCGATCGGCGGCGGCTGGTCGGCGCACTTTCTCGCCCACGGATATCAGGTCACCACCTACCTCCACGATGCCGCGGAGGAGGAAGCGCTGCGCCAATTCGTCGACACCGCCTGGCCCAGCCTTGAATCGCTCGGGCTGGCCGACGGTGCATCGCCCAACGCGTTGCGGTGCACTTCCGACTTGGCGGCGGCCGTCGCCAATGCCGAGTTCGTCCAGGAAAGTGCGCCCGAGAACCTGGCACTCAAACAATCGCTTTATGTCGAACTCGGCACCCTGGTACCCGATGACGTCGTCATCGCCTCGAGCACCTCGGGCTTGACGATGACAGACATTCAGGCACGCTGCCCATCACCCGAGCGGACGGTGGTCGCCCATCCCTTCAACCCGCCCTATCTGTTACCGTTGGTCGAAATTGTCGGTGGCGCGAGGACGGACCCGGCAGCGGTGGTTTGGCTGGCCGAATTCTACCGGTTGAGTGGCAAGGCGCCTTTGGTAATGGACACGGAAATCCCCGGCTTCATTGCGACCCGCCTGCAGGAGGCACTATGGCGCGAAGCCCTGCACATGGTCGCCAATGGCGAGGCTACCGTCGAACAGATCGATCTCGCGATCACGACCGGACCGGGGCCGCGGTGGGCGGTCATGGGTCCCTGCATGGCCTTTCATGTGGCAGCCGGAGAAGGTGGAATGGCCGCGACTCTCGACCATTTCGGGCCCGCCCTGAAGTTGCCTTGGACCCGACTGGAGGCACCTGAACTTACCTCGGATTTGCGCGAACGCATGGTCGCGGGCTGTCTGCGCGAGGCTGCGGGTCGTGATTTTACGCGACTCGCCGGCGAACGCGACGCTGCTCTGGTTGCCGTCGCCCGGGCACTGAAAGACGATTAG
- the caiD gene encoding crotonobetainyl-CoA hydratase has protein sequence MKQEVGVVRRGHVLEITLDRPKVNAIGQETNRQLGAAFDTLRDDPELRVAILTAAGDRIFSAGWDLKEVERGDAKLDEWWEDEQAPGGFAGITERWDLNKPVIAAVNGLAIGGGLELAIACDLIIAAEHAEFALPELPLGIVPDAGAIQRVPRRIPYNVAMEMLLLGRRMPATEAAHHGLVNLVVPGSELIDKAREWADQLAESAPLALQTVKEVLRAIEGNTIEQSFQTMRTGDLPVYRQMLRSEDAEEGIRAFVERRNPVFKGR, from the coding sequence ATGAAGCAAGAGGTAGGCGTCGTGCGGCGCGGCCATGTTCTGGAAATCACCCTCGATCGGCCCAAGGTCAATGCCATCGGTCAAGAGACCAACCGCCAACTCGGTGCCGCCTTCGACACGCTCCGCGACGACCCGGAACTGCGCGTCGCGATTTTGACTGCGGCCGGCGATCGGATCTTCTCGGCGGGCTGGGATCTAAAGGAGGTCGAACGCGGCGATGCCAAGTTGGACGAATGGTGGGAGGACGAGCAGGCTCCGGGCGGCTTTGCCGGGATCACCGAACGGTGGGACCTCAACAAGCCGGTTATCGCGGCAGTCAACGGACTGGCCATCGGCGGCGGACTGGAGTTGGCGATCGCCTGCGATCTGATCATCGCCGCCGAACACGCTGAATTTGCCTTGCCCGAATTGCCGCTCGGCATTGTCCCCGACGCCGGCGCCATTCAACGCGTGCCGCGACGCATTCCCTACAACGTGGCAATGGAGATGCTTCTCCTGGGCCGCCGGATGCCAGCGACGGAAGCTGCCCATCATGGCCTTGTCAACTTGGTTGTTCCAGGCAGCGAATTGATCGACAAGGCCCGGGAATGGGCCGACCAACTCGCCGAATCGGCGCCGCTCGCCCTGCAGACAGTGAAAGAGGTGTTGCGCGCTATCGAGGGTAACACCATCGAACAGTCGTTTCAGACGATGCGCACCGGCGACCTGCCGGTCTACCGGCAAATGCTCCGTTCGGAAGACGCTGAAGAGGGTATTCGCGCTTTTGTCGAACGGCGTAACCCGGTTTTCAAGGGACGTTAG
- a CDS encoding acyl-CoA dehydrogenase: protein MDFHLTDEQRILVGSLQAFLEDEIYPHEAEVDRSGEVPAELGEQITRRAIEMGFYAANLPESVGGGGLDNTSLALFERVLGTCSHALHGYIGRPTELLLACEGDQVERYLRPCVRGDLRECFALSEPGAGSDIMSMTTRAVRDGGDFVINGSKHFISCVGVPDFAIVFAATSVEDTPKGERKRATAFLVDRGTKGFALEPGYDCISIRGYNNYRLTFDDCRVGSGQILGEVDNGLDLAETWLKMGRVWVGATCCGKAERLINLATEWAATRKQFGQPIGKFQGTSFKLADMATELRAADLLVMNTAWKADQGVMEPADAAMVKLYGSEMLGRVADNAVQIFGGMGLMSELPIERMWRDSRLERIWDGTSEIQRHIIARSMLRPLGG from the coding sequence ATGGATTTTCACCTCACCGACGAGCAGCGCATTCTCGTCGGATCCTTGCAGGCGTTCTTGGAGGACGAAATTTATCCCCATGAGGCCGAAGTCGATCGTAGCGGCGAGGTCCCAGCGGAACTTGGCGAGCAGATCACCCGTAGGGCGATTGAGATGGGATTCTATGCGGCCAATCTGCCGGAATCGGTCGGCGGTGGTGGCCTCGACAATACGAGCTTGGCCTTGTTCGAGCGCGTGCTCGGCACATGCAGTCATGCATTGCACGGTTATATCGGCAGACCGACGGAATTACTGCTGGCCTGTGAAGGCGATCAGGTAGAACGCTACCTGAGACCCTGTGTGCGTGGCGACTTACGCGAATGCTTCGCCCTCAGTGAGCCCGGTGCGGGCTCCGACATCATGTCGATGACGACCCGCGCGGTGCGGGATGGTGGCGACTTTGTGATCAACGGATCGAAGCACTTCATCAGCTGCGTCGGCGTACCTGATTTCGCCATTGTGTTCGCCGCCACCAGCGTCGAGGACACGCCGAAGGGCGAGCGCAAACGGGCAACCGCATTCCTCGTCGATCGCGGTACCAAGGGCTTCGCCCTGGAACCGGGCTACGATTGCATCAGCATTCGCGGCTATAACAACTACCGACTGACCTTCGATGACTGCCGGGTCGGTTCCGGCCAAATCCTCGGCGAGGTCGACAACGGCCTCGATCTTGCGGAAACTTGGCTAAAGATGGGCCGGGTGTGGGTCGGAGCGACCTGCTGCGGCAAGGCCGAACGTCTGATCAATCTAGCGACCGAGTGGGCCGCGACACGCAAGCAGTTCGGCCAACCGATCGGCAAGTTTCAGGGTACATCGTTCAAGCTCGCCGACATGGCGACCGAGTTGCGGGCGGCCGATTTGCTGGTCATGAACACCGCCTGGAAGGCGGACCAAGGGGTCATGGAGCCGGCCGACGCGGCAATGGTAAAGCTTTATGGGTCGGAAATGCTTGGCCGCGTCGCGGACAATGCGGTGCAGATATTCGGCGGAATGGGGTTGATGTCGGAATTACCGATCGAACGCATGTGGCGCGATTCCAGGCTCGAGCGCATTTGGGACGGAACGTCGGAAATCCAGCGCCATATCATCGCCCGGTCGATGCTGCGCCCGCTCGGCGGATGA
- a CDS encoding acetate--CoA ligase family protein, which produces MTPGQRDNLRRLLAPRHVALIGGDDADVAAIQCAAAGFKGPIWGVNPRRKELGGRPCFARVEDLPEAPDAVFLAVPRAAVGDIVGALSRVGAGGVICYTAGDLALVGPNCYGLINYVHDAVLWPYGHGGTRVNRGVALVSQSGMLGTNLTMNRRSVPFAYVISAGNMAMLGVEDYLEVLIEDPAVAAIGLYLETLRDIPRFADIAGRTLEAGIPIVALKAGSSEIGARLTVTHTGSLAGADDLYQALFDRLGVIRVDTPVTLLETLKMLIVAGAPAGRRVAGFTCSGGDAAMLADGAGKAGISFDQPSPGAAKDLADRLPNIATVSNPLDYTTPLWGDPDRMPAIFQALIGDGYDAALLVQDYPAPEIDTDRDSYLTDARSFAAATRAAGIPGAICSDLPENIDRKTRDIMVELGVAPLQGISEAMTAMAGAAFLGERRAVMAAAGGAAAFRLRTPPLPHGDLEILDEWAGKQRLAAAGIAVPAGRLVGAEAAPAAAEEIGFPVVAKLADPRMPHKSEAGAVRVGLNSPAAVAEAVAAIANSVADYQPGFNCDVFLIERMIVDAIAELLIGIRRDDVFGHVMVLASGGVLVELVGDARALLLPIDRDGIARALASLKVSELLAGYRGGAAADIDAVVDAVLKVAEFADTYRDKLEELDINPLMVRCDGVVAADVLLRIAR; this is translated from the coding sequence ATGACACCCGGCCAGCGCGATAATTTGCGCCGGTTGCTGGCCCCACGCCATGTTGCGTTGATCGGCGGCGACGACGCGGATGTCGCCGCGATTCAATGTGCGGCGGCCGGTTTCAAGGGCCCGATTTGGGGTGTCAACCCACGTCGCAAGGAACTCGGTGGCCGGCCCTGTTTCGCCCGGGTCGAAGACCTTCCCGAGGCCCCCGATGCGGTTTTTCTCGCCGTACCGAGGGCCGCCGTCGGCGACATCGTCGGGGCGCTGAGCCGCGTCGGTGCCGGTGGCGTTATTTGCTACACCGCCGGCGACCTCGCCTTGGTCGGCCCCAATTGCTACGGCTTGATCAACTACGTCCACGACGCCGTTCTCTGGCCGTATGGCCATGGCGGTACTCGGGTAAACCGCGGCGTCGCTTTGGTCTCGCAGAGCGGTATGTTGGGGACCAACCTGACGATGAACCGTCGATCGGTGCCCTTCGCCTATGTGATCAGCGCCGGCAACATGGCGATGCTCGGCGTCGAGGACTATCTCGAAGTCCTAATCGAAGACCCGGCGGTCGCCGCTATCGGACTCTACCTGGAGACGCTGCGCGACATCCCGCGTTTCGCCGATATCGCGGGCCGTACCCTCGAAGCCGGCATTCCCATCGTCGCGCTCAAGGCAGGGAGCTCCGAGATCGGCGCTCGCCTCACGGTCACCCATACCGGTTCCCTCGCAGGTGCCGACGATCTCTACCAGGCATTGTTCGACCGCCTCGGTGTCATACGCGTCGATACGCCCGTGACGCTGCTTGAAACGCTCAAGATGTTGATCGTTGCGGGTGCCCCTGCGGGTCGACGGGTGGCCGGTTTTACCTGCTCCGGCGGCGACGCGGCGATGCTGGCCGACGGCGCCGGCAAGGCAGGTATCTCATTCGACCAGCCGTCGCCGGGGGCGGCGAAGGACCTGGCGGACCGCCTGCCCAACATCGCCACCGTCTCCAACCCCCTCGATTACACGACCCCTTTGTGGGGCGACCCCGACCGCATGCCAGCGATCTTTCAGGCGCTGATCGGCGATGGCTACGACGCGGCGCTGCTGGTCCAAGATTATCCGGCGCCGGAAATCGACACCGATCGCGACAGCTATCTCACCGACGCCCGCAGCTTCGCGGCGGCGACCCGCGCGGCCGGGATTCCGGGGGCCATCTGCAGTGACCTGCCGGAAAACATCGACCGCAAGACACGCGATATCATGGTCGAGCTCGGCGTCGCTCCACTCCAGGGTATATCCGAGGCGATGACCGCAATGGCGGGCGCCGCATTCCTTGGTGAACGGCGCGCCGTGATGGCCGCCGCCGGCGGCGCGGCTGCATTCCGCCTGCGTACACCACCATTGCCACACGGTGATCTTGAAATCCTTGACGAATGGGCCGGCAAACAGCGGTTGGCGGCCGCCGGTATAGCGGTACCGGCGGGCCGACTGGTCGGCGCCGAGGCCGCACCCGCGGCAGCTGAGGAGATTGGCTTCCCGGTTGTCGCCAAATTGGCCGACCCGCGGATGCCGCACAAGAGCGAGGCCGGCGCGGTGCGGGTCGGCCTGAACAGTCCGGCCGCCGTCGCCGAAGCCGTGGCTGCAATCGCCAACTCGGTTGCCGACTATCAGCCCGGCTTCAATTGCGACGTTTTTCTCATCGAGCGCATGATAGTCGACGCGATCGCCGAACTCCTCATCGGTATTCGCCGCGATGATGTATTCGGGCACGTCATGGTGCTGGCCAGCGGTGGCGTTCTCGTGGAACTTGTCGGTGACGCCCGGGCGCTGCTGCTTCCAATCGACCGGGACGGCATTGCCAGGGCCTTGGCGTCGCTAAAGGTCTCAGAGCTGCTCGCCGGGTACCGCGGCGGTGCCGCGGCGGACATCGATGCGGTCGTCGACGCGGTGCTGAAAGTCGCTGAATTCGCGGACACCTATCGCGACAAACTCGAGGAACTCGACATCAACCCGTTGATGGTCCGGTGCGATGGCGTGGTGGCGGCAGACGTGCTGCTCCGGATCGCCAGGTAA
- a CDS encoding amidohydrolase family protein, producing MPDRFIIRGGRILDVATGVDRPADLLIDGTTIAEIGPPEMIAPVDAKLIDATDRLLLPGLINAHTHSHGGLAKGMVADRVPLEVFLASSAGLYWGRTLTDKYLSALISAVELVRKGCTATYDMFVEIPVPTRDGAEAVAQAYHDVGMRAVVAPMMADRTLYQAMPGLIDAMPDQIRRQVEKITTAPQEASIEGCRTILKHWPFDRDRVRPAVAPTIPLHCTDEFLSACGDLARDFDVGMQTHLAESKTQALIGLRKYGKTLTAHLSDLGLLGPRFSAAHAIWVDREDILRMADAGAGVSHNVLSNLRLGSGMAPVRLMIENGLQVGIGTDATNTSDTQNMFEAMRLAAYISRIQAPEYDQWLSIEDVIAMATTGSAAILGFADRIGRLETGYKADIVFLNLADITYVPANNIALQLVNGESGGAVDSVMIGGRMVLEHGRMLTVDEAKLRIDIEKASARLNVSNARNATLARSIADIVGAFCVSHSRMPLPIHRRAETCGA from the coding sequence ATGCCTGACAGATTTATTATTCGGGGCGGCCGCATCCTGGATGTCGCCACCGGTGTTGACCGTCCCGCCGACCTGCTGATCGACGGAACCACGATCGCGGAGATCGGGCCACCCGAAATGATCGCGCCCGTGGACGCAAAGCTGATCGATGCGACGGACCGGCTGTTGCTGCCGGGACTGATAAATGCCCATACCCACAGCCATGGTGGATTGGCCAAGGGCATGGTCGCCGATCGTGTGCCGCTCGAGGTGTTCCTGGCTTCGAGTGCCGGCCTTTACTGGGGCCGCACGCTCACGGACAAATATCTCAGCGCCCTGATCTCGGCGGTCGAGCTGGTCCGCAAGGGATGCACTGCGACCTACGATATGTTCGTCGAGATTCCGGTTCCCACCCGAGACGGCGCCGAAGCGGTTGCACAGGCCTATCACGATGTCGGCATGCGTGCCGTCGTCGCACCGATGATGGCGGACCGTACGCTCTATCAAGCGATGCCCGGGCTGATCGACGCGATGCCGGACCAAATTCGCCGGCAGGTCGAGAAAATCACCACCGCTCCCCAGGAGGCAAGTATCGAGGGATGCCGGACCATACTCAAGCACTGGCCGTTCGATCGCGATCGGGTGCGCCCTGCGGTGGCACCGACGATCCCGCTTCACTGTACCGACGAATTCCTTTCTGCTTGCGGAGATCTGGCCCGTGACTTCGATGTCGGAATGCAGACTCATCTCGCGGAATCCAAGACGCAGGCGCTGATCGGCCTGAGAAAGTACGGCAAAACCCTGACCGCGCACCTGTCGGACCTGGGTCTGCTCGGCCCGAGGTTTAGCGCTGCTCATGCGATTTGGGTTGATCGCGAGGATATCCTGCGCATGGCGGATGCCGGCGCCGGCGTCTCGCACAACGTTTTGAGCAATCTGCGTCTGGGCTCTGGAATGGCGCCGGTTCGGCTGATGATCGAAAACGGTCTACAGGTCGGTATCGGGACAGATGCGACCAATACATCGGATACGCAGAACATGTTCGAGGCGATGCGGCTCGCCGCCTATATTTCCCGTATCCAAGCGCCCGAATACGACCAATGGCTTTCGATCGAGGACGTGATCGCCATGGCGACAACGGGTAGCGCCGCAATTCTCGGATTTGCGGATCGTATCGGCCGCCTCGAGACCGGCTACAAGGCCGACATCGTATTCTTGAACCTCGCCGACATCACCTATGTGCCGGCCAACAACATCGCCCTCCAGCTCGTCAACGGTGAAAGCGGCGGTGCCGTTGATTCGGTGATGATTGGTGGCCGGATGGTCCTTGAGCATGGCCGAATGCTAACAGTCGACGAGGCGAAGCTGCGGATCGACATCGAGAAGGCGTCGGCCCGTCTGAACGTATCGAACGCGCGGAACGCGACACTCGCCCGGTCGATCGCGGATATCGTCGGGGCGTTTTGCGTCAGCCACTCGCGAATGCCGCTTCCCATCCATCGCCGGGCAGAGACCTGCGGTGCCTGA
- a CDS encoding zinc-binding dehydrogenase — MTEMMRAVYLTGHDGLESVVVGKRQKPEPGPGEVLIKVAASSINRVDLYMANDGSGFRHELPLTLGVDGAGVIEAVGPYVRSRQPGERVVLYSSRFGLDEFSRRGDQMLSYARELTGENIDGCMADYVVMPEECAFPISEAISFRDAATLSTAYLTAWRSVVTQGQVTQKDWVLIHGVGGGASMAALQFCALRRAKTIVTSSSDAKLEIAREHGATHVVNYREQNVLEEVRRLTERRGVDVVIENVGAETWDTSLRSAVGGGRIVVFGATTGANPKIDLQRVFIRQLHIIGATIGNFEEFRTLIDALERNLFGPLIDSVVSLEDVPRGLARMAAGEQVGKISVQVNESLGL; from the coding sequence ATGACGGAGATGATGCGGGCGGTCTATCTGACCGGACACGATGGACTCGAATCAGTCGTTGTTGGTAAGCGGCAGAAGCCCGAGCCCGGACCCGGCGAGGTTTTGATCAAGGTCGCCGCCTCCAGTATTAACCGGGTCGATTTGTACATGGCTAACGATGGTTCCGGATTTCGTCATGAACTGCCGCTCACCTTGGGTGTGGATGGGGCCGGTGTCATTGAGGCGGTCGGACCCTACGTTCGAAGCCGCCAGCCCGGAGAACGAGTCGTCCTTTACTCGTCGCGATTCGGGCTCGACGAATTCAGCCGCCGCGGCGATCAGATGCTGTCCTACGCCCGCGAACTGACTGGGGAGAACATAGACGGGTGCATGGCCGACTATGTTGTGATGCCCGAAGAGTGTGCATTTCCGATTTCCGAAGCCATTAGTTTTCGTGACGCAGCGACCTTGTCGACCGCCTATTTGACCGCGTGGCGATCGGTGGTAACTCAAGGTCAAGTGACGCAGAAGGATTGGGTGCTCATACACGGTGTCGGCGGTGGCGCTTCCATGGCGGCACTTCAGTTCTGCGCCCTGCGCCGCGCGAAAACCATCGTTACGTCGTCCTCCGACGCGAAGTTGGAGATCGCCCGCGAACACGGCGCCACCCATGTCGTCAACTACCGCGAACAGAATGTATTGGAAGAGGTGCGGCGGCTGACCGAGAGGCGAGGTGTCGACGTCGTGATCGAGAACGTTGGTGCCGAGACCTGGGATACAAGCCTGCGCTCGGCGGTCGGTGGCGGCCGCATCGTCGTATTCGGTGCGACGACCGGCGCAAATCCGAAAATCGATCTGCAGCGCGTATTCATTCGCCAGCTGCATATCATCGGCGCGACGATCGGGAATTTTGAGGAATTCCGGACATTGATCGACGCGTTGGAGCGCAATCTGTTCGGTCCCCTTATCGATTCCGTTGTATCGCTCGAGGATGTGCCGAGGGGATTGGCACGCATGGCGGCAGGAGAACAGGTTGGTAAAATCAGTGTCCAAGTGAATGAATCTCTGGGACTCTAA
- a CDS encoding glucose 1-dehydrogenase, whose protein sequence is MRGLADKKVIITGGGGGIGRAISLRLAEEGAVVGVLDIDKVSANETVEQLAGLGGNAYAHQVDIIDYDAVESAIAEFEAATGPVDILINNAGWDEARPFIRTDPELWRKIIDINLYGPLNLHHVVVRGMAERGRGKVINIASDAGRVGSSGEAVYAACKGGIIAFTKTLARELARSNVQLNAVCPGPTDTALFASFAGNDEAGQRLVEALKRSIPMRRLGRPDDMPGIVAFLASDEAGYITGQTISVSGGLTMHG, encoded by the coding sequence ATGCGAGGTTTGGCGGACAAGAAGGTGATCATAACCGGCGGCGGCGGCGGAATCGGCCGTGCGATTTCGCTTAGATTGGCCGAGGAAGGCGCGGTTGTCGGAGTCCTCGATATCGACAAAGTGAGCGCGAACGAGACCGTCGAACAATTAGCCGGCTTGGGCGGAAACGCTTATGCGCACCAGGTCGACATCATTGATTACGATGCGGTCGAATCAGCGATCGCGGAATTCGAGGCCGCCACCGGGCCCGTCGACATCCTGATCAACAATGCCGGTTGGGACGAAGCACGCCCGTTTATCCGAACCGACCCCGAGCTGTGGCGCAAGATCATCGATATCAATCTCTATGGGCCCTTGAACCTCCACCATGTCGTGGTCAGGGGCATGGCCGAGCGCGGTCGCGGAAAGGTCATCAACATCGCTTCGGACGCCGGCCGCGTGGGATCGTCCGGTGAGGCGGTATATGCCGCCTGCAAGGGGGGAATCATTGCCTTTACCAAGACCCTGGCTCGGGAACTAGCACGGTCGAACGTTCAACTCAACGCGGTTTGTCCAGGGCCGACGGACACCGCTTTGTTCGCATCCTTCGCCGGCAACGACGAGGCGGGGCAACGGCTTGTCGAAGCCCTCAAGCGGTCGATCCCAATGCGGCGGCTCGGCCGTCCCGATGACATGCCGGGGATCGTAGCCTTTCTCGCCAGCGACGAGGCAGGTTATATTACCGGCCAGACGATAAGCGTTTCGGGCGGCCTGACGATGCACGGCTGA